The genomic region TACAGATTGACGATATTGAATCAGCAGCAGCAGTTTTTGGTAAACAGGATGAACATTTAAATTTTATCGAACAAAGCCTGGGTGTAAGGATAGTGGCCCGGGGCGATGAAATTACCATTATAGGTCCACCGGAACAGGCGGAACAGGGTAAGCAGATCTTTGACCAGCTTATTGCTTTTTATAAGGCCGGCAATCATATCGGCCGGCACGAAATTAACTATGCTTTAAGGTCCATCAAAGCAGGTGTCAAAAGCCCCTTAACGGATTTAGCCAAAGATGTGGTAATAGTTACTGCCCGGGGTAAACAGGTTAAACCAAAAACCCTGGGGCAAAAGGAATATATTAAAAATATTAAAACCCACGATATTGTGTTTGCCATTGGACCGGCAGGTAGTGGTAAAACTTACCTGGCGGTGGCAATGGCAGTTAACGCCCTGCGTAAAAAAGAAGTCAACCGCCTGATTTTAACCCGGCCGGCGGTGGAAGCAGGGGAAAAGCTGGGCTTTTTGCCGGGTGATCTGCAGGAGAAAATTGATCCTTACTTAAGGCCCTTATATGATAGCCTGTACGACATTTTAGGCCTTGATCATACGCAAAAATACCTGGAAAGAAATGTTATTGAAATTGCTCCGCTGGCCTACATGCGAGGGCGGACTTTGGAAGATTCCTTTATCATTTTAGACGAAGCCCAGAATACTACGCCGGAGCAAATGAAAATGTTCCTTACCAGATTGGGATTTGGCTCTAAAGCCATCATCACCGGTGATATTACCCAAATAGACCTGCCCAAGGGGCAGAGTTCCGGTTTGGTTGATGCCAAGCGGGTGTTAGAAGGGGTTAA from Desulfotomaculum nigrificans DSM 574 harbors:
- a CDS encoding PhoH family protein, with translation MTERTEAKVQIDDIESAAAVFGKQDEHLNFIEQSLGVRIVARGDEITIIGPPEQAEQGKQIFDQLIAFYKAGNHIGRHEINYALRSIKAGVKSPLTDLAKDVVIVTARGKQVKPKTLGQKEYIKNIKTHDIVFAIGPAGSGKTYLAVAMAVNALRKKEVNRLILTRPAVEAGEKLGFLPGDLQEKIDPYLRPLYDSLYDILGLDHTQKYLERNVIEIAPLAYMRGRTLEDSFIILDEAQNTTPEQMKMFLTRLGFGSKAIITGDITQIDLPKGQSSGLVDAKRVLEGVKGIAFQWMTGADIVRHPLVMEIIRAYEQQAEH